The Anastrepha ludens isolate Willacy chromosome 2, idAnaLude1.1, whole genome shotgun sequence DNA window aatgtttgcctgTCCACGGtctcaaagcaacctccataatactttcccgataTTATTTCGCATTTGCCTTGACGCCAAGCTCGATGAAAACTATTCGagggcgcccatctgcggttacagcggcccaagccATTACCTATGGCGGGCGCTGCCTCCTGGCGGTCAATAAATGACTCAaactctcgtatgaacggtgGGTTCAATAAACCCTCGTTTTGAGAATTTTCATCGAGGCGTTTTTCCTTGACTGATTAAGTAGCGTCTTTGAGCGCCTAGCGTTTGGGAATAAAAATCACATGGGTTCTCTAAACTTATAGTTAGGCAACTTTTAAAAACGACCAGAAGCCACTAAGCTATACTCGAGCGACGCCGTCGGTACCAGGTGATTTTTAGGGTCTGAAATTATCAGCCGCCCATCCAATCTTGGTTTCAGATTTCGATTTCGATTTCGTATAAAGTTTCTGTTATAATGCTCGTTATTGTCCCCTCGTTATGATATAGCGCAGGAGTGGCAGATCCATTATGGATGCCGGAACTGCCAAGAAAGTGAGTATATAATAGAAGACCCAGAGGTTCCCTGCAAGACATGGTCCGCAAACCCCGTTCGACCTTTTTACAAAACCTGGCGACATGGCTGTCAAGGATAACACTTTCCTTAACAACCCCAACATTTTGAGAgttaccttcgacagtttgctttccttctctgcgcacataACCGCAATTGCTATTAAAGctcaaaaccgcaacaaggtgctcaaatcgctagccggcagtacttggggcaaagacagaGAAATGTTGTTGGCGGCATTTACAGCAATTGGCCGGCCTGTTCTAAATTATGTTGCGTCTGTCTGATCGCCTGGAGCATGTGATACGCAGTGGATCAAGCTTTAGATATGCCAAGACACTGCTCTTCGGACAGCGACGgaatgcctcctgatgtccccactACAACACCTACATAAGGAGACACAGGTGCCCCCTGTGAAGGaacacaacaaactgctcagcaaacagttACTACTAGGGTGCTACCACAGGTTTCACCCTTGTAAACACCTTCTTGAACCAGGGGTGGCTTTCTGTAATTCGATATCGAGCAAAAATGATAGTCGAAGTATCGTTTTTGCTTTCTCTAACAAAAAATGTCATAGCGTTATATCGAACGTTCGATAATACAGCTCGACACCACTTTTGCTCTCGTTTTCATTTTCTCAGctgtttatttcttcaaaatgtaagttaaaaatttcaatttttttttttaattttaagttttatatagTTGTTTGCATAGGTCTCAACAAACAAACGCGCAGCCCCTCCGTACTGTGGGCATATagcttttattcttaatttatggtcacatatctgcaataaaaaatgtCGAGTACGATAACTCCAAGAATGATGGATTATGTGCTAGTGtaagtatatatttacaatCATCGCGTTTATACTATGCTTTCCTTTCCTGttgaagtaatatatatatgttcatTCTCAATAGGTCTCAACAGCATTAAATGAGTACCATCTACGGCACCAACAACTGCAATgaatgaaaatagtaaaaaatttaaatttcgttaATATTGCACTACTTACTTCCAGGaaagttatatttttcataGAACCACTCTTTGCACGGCtggaagtttttttcaaaagataTCCATTGGTTGCATAGAGTTTCTTCCTTCGATGATAATGTGCTGCGAAATATCTTCGACAGAGTACTGTGCCCCATTGCTGCTGTGTGTGCGCCGCCAGTTTGCCACTGGTAACCGCCACCTACTGAtatctccagcgttgcagctagCCTCAAAATTAGAGGTATATATGTACTCCTAAGTCCTTTTCTAAGGTTTATTTCACAAAGAACGTACATAAAAACCTCCTTGGTCAGTCGGTGTTTTGTTTGGAAGctgtgaaaaagaaatactttgatatttacttaatgaaatttgtattaGTCTTACTATAAATCGGGCAATTCCATTGGATTCGACGCATCGCGAATTCTCCTTCTATTTATTGAAATCATTCATTAAAatcttccaaaattaaaaaataactccagttgtacatatttactttttgacATCTATAAACCACTTTTCAAACACTTccgaaaatatgaaaacgatAGTACAAATATCGAAATACGGGAAACAAAATGGGATCGTCGCGCATTCGATATCGAATTAAAGAGTCGACTATCGAATTACAGAAAGTCACCCCCGATTACCAGAATTACCTCAACGATATCAAGAACAAAACTAATCGACAACTACTGGGccggacagtgtttagacagacattaaacgacattcaccgggagaccgttaccaccttcttaagctcccgacccccgaatgccgttattgGAGTCCAACTACCAcccatagcagatgaagagctccagctaccccgagagacccgcgtaaccttcgcacaattacgttctggatactgtagcaggttaaactccaacttgtccagaattgaccctaaaatactaaacatatgtccagcatgtgaaggcagcccgcacgacactaaccaccttttcacatgccctttaaaacctactcatTTAACCCACTCCCCCTCTGAACCCAACCTGTCgtaacagcaagtttcctgggcctaccattACATGACCGGCGATctacgaagatgaccggtgatctacgaagatgaccggtgatctacgaagatgaccggtgatctacgaagatgaccggtgatctacgaagatgaccggtgatctacgaagatgaccggtgatctacgaagatgaccggtgatctacgaagatgaccggtgatctacgaagatgaccggtgatctacgaagatgaccggtgatctacgaagatgaccggtgatctacgaagatgaccggtgatctacgaagatgaccggtgatctacgaagatgaccggtgatctacgaagatgaccggtgatctacgaagatgaccggtgatctacgaagatgaccggtgatctacgaagatgaccggtgatctacgaagatgaccggtgatctacgaagatgaccggtgatctacgaagatgaccggtgatctacgaagatgaccggtgatctacgaagatgaccggtgatctacgaagatgaccggtgatctacgaagatgaccggtgatctACGAAGATGGCCGGTGATctacgaagatgaccggtgatctacgaagatgaccggtgatctacgaagatgaccggtgatctACATAACACTGATAGGGTTAagtatgctacaacaacaacaacaa harbors:
- the LOC128859902 gene encoding uncharacterized protein LOC128859902, encoding MYVLCEINLRKGLRSTYIPLILRLAATLEISVGGGYQWQTGGAHTAAMGHSTLSKIFRSTLSSKEETLCNQWISFEKNFQPCKEWFYEKYNFPGIVGAVDGTHLMLLRPIENEHIYITSTGKESIV